In Deltaproteobacteria bacterium, the DNA window TACCCGTCCAACATTTTGCAAATTTTGCGCAGCGGCTTGCACCTGCCGAATCCCGTCTGCGTTTTGTAAACTCGCATGTTTGATCTCGTGCATGGCGGTCGTGACTTGCGCTAGTCCGATGAGTTGTTGTTGACTGGAAGCGGCAATCTGCGTCATGGCTTGAGCGGACTCAGTCACATTCTGTGCGAGTGCATGAATCGATTCCCCAGCTTGGAGCGACCGCTGTGCACCCAGATCTGCAGAGAGAGAGCCTTGCCGCGTGACTCCGACTGCGAGGGCCGCCGCTCGACGAATGTTGGTTAATATCTGTTGTACCTGTGCCGTCGCGTGTTTGGACCGTTCGGCGAGACCCCGTACCTCTTGAGCGACGACACGGAACCCTTTTCCTGCGTCACCAGCTTTTGCCGCTTCGATAGCGGCATTGATCGCCAAAAGATTCGACTGGTCTGCCAAGATATTGACCGTTGTGATAATGCTATCGATCATCTCTGTTTGTGAACCGAGTTCGGCGACGCCGTTGGCAATCACTTCCATCTGCTCTCGGACGTGATGCATGCCGCTGATCGCTTCACTGACCGAGTCCTGCCCGTCTTGAGAGACTTGTAGCGTGTGTTTGCTGCCTTCTGCAACGGTTTGCGCTTTTTGATTGGAGACGTCTGCGGTTTGCCTTACCTGCTCGATCGTTGTAGCGGTTTGGGCGACCGAAGTTGCGGTCTCGGTAGTAGTAGCCCCTAACTCCTGCATTGATGAAACAATCCTCTCAATGGCAGACGCTAAGACGCGAGTGCTGTGCTGCATCTGGCCACTCATCTCTCGGAGCGTCCCGATCATCCGCACGAAACTATGCGAGAGCACATCATGTTCAGAGTGCGCAGATACGTGGATAGCCAGATTTCCCTTACTGATGGCATCGGCAGCGCTCGCCATGGTCCGGAAATAAAGGATGAGTGCCCGGAATGCCGCGGCCAGATCGCCAATCTCGTCGCGCGACTCGTGTGGGACATGCTGTTCGACGTTGCCATACGCAATATGAGTTGCGACCCTGGTCAGGTCGAGTAACGGCTTTGTCACCGAGCGGGCGAGGAAGAATCCCAGCGCGAAAGTCAGGAGTAGCGAAAAAAAGAAAATGCCTTGCGCTGTCCGTTTTGCAGAAGTGGCAATCAGTTCACTCCGTGCCTTAATCGCCGAGACTTCTACCTCAAGCCTATCATCTAACATCGCTAAACTGGCGCGCAATTGGAGAGACTGTTGTTCAAGTTCCTCCAGTGCGGCCCGTGCTTCTCGTCTTTGGCCATTGACAGCCTGTGCGACGACCTCTTCCGTTTTGGCAACGTATTTCTCCAACGGCGGTTGTACGAGAGTGAGTGTGTGGGTGACCTCAGCAGATAATGGCAGCGTCAGTAGCTCGGTGAGATGAACGGTAACCGAATCTACGGCCCCCCGCAGTTCCGTTTGAAGATGTTGCTTGTTTTCTGCGTCGAGCTGTTCCGCTAAGAGGACGGCGCGGGAAGCGATGGCTCGTAACTCATCGTGAGCCATATCGATCTGCAACATGTCTTGGGCTGCCGTAAAATAGAGTTGATGTTGCGCACTGTTATTGTTGACACGTTCAATCCCCTGGTGGCCGACGAGTCCAACTGCTCCGAGCGCAAAGAGGAGCACGATAGCGAAGAGCTGGAGTTTTTCCCGGATCGGAATGTTTTTCAGTCTTGGCATGCGTGTTTTCACCTGAGGGAGAGATGGTGCTCCGTCATCCTCTGTACGCCGCTGCAATTGTTTGTCAGACCGATTCGACCTTCCAGTGTTTCGATACCTCGGAAGAACTGCGTAATGAGCAGTGATAATGGAAACGCTTCATTCATATGGCCCACCCCTGGCGAGATCGAGGGAACAGATTCACACCTGGTGCGATGGCTTTAATGTCACGTTCGTGCCCCAGTCTCTTGTCCTTTGTGTCATCGACGTATAGGAGCGAACCTTTACCTCTACTGGAGAAACTCCGAATGGGTCTGCCATGGGGAAAGCGCTAAACACGGGAAAATTGGAGACGCTGCTGATGAGGCCATTGCTCGATGCCGTGTTCGGCTCTATCAAGACAAGGAGAGCGAACGTATGGATTTCTCCTTTCTTTCCCCGTCGGCATGGCAATGGCTGTATGCTCTTCCCTTGCTGTTCATACCGTATCTCTTTCGGGAACGTGCACAGCGGTTAGTGGTACCTGCAGTGTTCCTCTATCAAGGTCTTCCGCCAGCGGCACAACGCCGATTGTGGGGAAGGCTGCGACTTTCACCGCTCTTTTTCTTCCAACTGTTATTGTTGTTGCTGTTGATTGCTGCTGCAGCGCAGCCATTTCTGCATCAGCGAGGTGAGAAAGTCGCAATTGTGCTTGATACCTCAGCGAGCATGCAAGCTCATTCTTCGGCGACGAGCAGTAGCGTGTTTGCAGTGGCGCAACAACAGGCGCTCGATACCATTGCTTCTCTCTCGAGCGAAGATACCGTCAGCTTTTTTGTGACTACGCCTTTTCCAACCTTGATTGCGACGTCAAGTGAGACAACTTCCCGAGTCCACGAACAAGCGGCAGCGGTAACGGTGACAGACATGCCAGATGTGAGCGATGAGGTCCTCTCGGCATTCTTCTCTCAACTCTTGAAAGAGCAACATTTTCAGCGCGTTGTCTTCTTTACTGACCGCCCGCTAGCGATAGCGCGAGAGATCGATGCCCTTACTGTACACACTATTGGTTCGGTGCAGGCCAATGTCTCCGTCGCAGCGTTTCACGTCGATCGCAGCCCCTTTGCTCCCGATGATGTCTCAGCAACGATAACGATTGCTGGACTTGAACGGGGGATGAGCGGAAGTGTCAATCTTGAAGATGCAGAGTCCGGGAAAGTCTTGCTCTCTCAACCCCTGATGAAACACGAACGATCGGAGATTTCCTTTG includes these proteins:
- a CDS encoding methyl-accepting chemotaxis protein, whose amino-acid sequence is MPRLKNIPIREKLQLFAIVLLFALGAVGLVGHQGIERVNNNSAQHQLYFTAAQDMLQIDMAHDELRAIASRAVLLAEQLDAENKQHLQTELRGAVDSVTVHLTELLTLPLSAEVTHTLTLVQPPLEKYVAKTEEVVAQAVNGQRREARAALEELEQQSLQLRASLAMLDDRLEVEVSAIKARSELIATSAKRTAQGIFFFSLLLTFALGFFLARSVTKPLLDLTRVATHIAYGNVEQHVPHESRDEIGDLAAAFRALILYFRTMASAADAISKGNLAIHVSAHSEHDVLSHSFVRMIGTLREMSGQMQHSTRVLASAIERIVSSMQELGATTTETATSVAQTATTIEQVRQTADVSNQKAQTVAEGSKHTLQVSQDGQDSVSEAISGMHHVREQMEVIANGVAELGSQTEMIDSIITTVNILADQSNLLAINAAIEAAKAGDAGKGFRVVAQEVRGLAERSKHATAQVQQILTNIRRAAALAVGVTRQGSLSADLGAQRSLQAGESIHALAQNVTESAQAMTQIAASSQQQLIGLAQVTTAMHEIKHASLQNADGIRQVQAAAQNLQNVGRVLATLVEQFVLPASEEHVTEPPPATALPS